ATCCGCTTTAGCCGGATAGATAACTTTAGTATTTGGTTCTTTAGGGGCGACTTGTTGCCCCGCTAAAAGAACATAAAAAAGGGCTTTGCTTTAGCAAAGTCAAAAATATTTACTATACCGTTAAAAGTAGATTAAATTATGCCGATTTCACATTTAAATTTAATTCAAGGTAAGAATATGAAAATCTTAAGCTTAGCAAGTATGCTATCAATCCAGTCCCCAAATTTATCAGACAAATTCAAAAATGACGATATCTTAGTCATCAGTCCTTTAAAAGACACGCTTTTAAATGCAGAGTTTATCAAGTGCGAAATAGGAAGTGTAAGCTATGCTCTAGCTCTGATATGCCAAAATTTACTTAATGATGAGTTTTTTGATGAGCTTGACACAGGGTATTTAAGCGGTGAGAGCAACATAGGCGAAGAAGAAATTTCTAGCATTTGCGAATTTATTAAAGATATCAAATTTTGCATAGTAAGCGATGAGATATTTGCGAAAAATCCTAGCCAAACTAAAGAGATGTTAAATTTACTAAGCACCAAATTTGGTTTTGATCTTCTAAATTTAAACGGCGAGAAAATCACGCTTAAGGGTGAGCTTGATGAGCTTGATGAGCTTGATAGTTTTGATGGCGCAGTTGTATTTACTCACTCTAAATTTGACGAGTTTAGAGGCGGTAAGTTTTTTGCTATGGCTTCAAAACTTCGTGATGGCTCAGAAGTAGTCTTAAAAACAAAACAAAAAGAGATAAAAACTAAATTTAATTTAGATAACGATATGCAAGGCACTATCGCTATGCTTGGAAGTAGCGGTTTAGAGTATGGATTTGAGATAGTTTCATATATAGATTTAAAGAAAATTTAGTTTTATACCGATATAAAAACAATTTATTCTAGGAGTGGTTTATGAATATTCAAGAAAAAAATGCAAAAGAATTCGACAAATTACAAAAAATTCTAGCAAAAAAGATAACTTCAGATCAAGATATAAACATTTTTACAAAAAATATAACAGCCATTATGAGTATAAACGCCAAGTTAGCAAAGTTGCTTTTAAATTTTAAAGAAAACACAGAATTTGGTGCATTTATGGGAAAAGATCCCCTTGATCTAAATATCATAAATCAAAAAAATCTAAACTATATGTTCGAACACCCAAAAGATGATGTAACAAATCAGATAAAAGAATTTGAAGATAAGTATGCACGTTATCAAACTCTATTTTTTTATGGACTTGGTAATGGTATATTTTATCGCTCTATTTTGGCAAATCCTAGCCATCAGCGTATCGTCGTATTTGAACCTGAGCTTGAAATTATATTTATCGTACTAAATTTGCTTGATTTTTCAAAAGAAATTTATAACGAAACTTTTATCTTATTCTATACAAAGATTATTAAGCCTACAGAAATTTACGTCGTATCTCATTACGATAATGTTTTTTTAAATATTAGAAATTACGAATACCACATTTACAACAAATTTTACGAACAAGATATCTACAAAAAAGACGTTATACGCATAAACAAACTTATAACCCAAAATATGAAACAATGTCTTTTAGAGTGCGGAAATGACTCCTCAGATAGTTTAATAGGCATTAAACATGTCTTGCATAATATACCAGAAATTTACTCAAACTACTCATTAAGAACTATAGCTATTAAAAGACGTAAAAAAAACAGATACGCAATCATAGTCTCAACAGGCCCATCTCTTTATAAACAGCTTGATCTGCTTAAAAAAATAGAGCCTTATGCTCTTATCATAAGCATAGACGCCTCATATCCGATCTTAAAAAAACACGGCATAAAGCCTGATTATGTTGTCTCATTAGAAAGAGTCGAGCCTACTTCAAAATTCTTTGAAGAAAAGGTTAGTAAATTTGATGATGACATTATATTTATCACCTCTTCGCTCACTCATCAAAAAACCATTGAAAACTTACAAGGCAGACGGACTTGCTACCCTTTTAGACCTTTATCTTTTGAGCAATCCTTACAAGATAGGGTAGTAGGATATGCAGGAAGCGGTCCAAGTGCCGCACACTTAGGTGTAGATCTTGCTTTTTGGCTACAAGCTAGAGATATAATATTCATAGGTCAAGACCTTGCATTTGGTAAAGACGGCACTAGCCATTCAAAAGGTCATATATATAAATCAACTGAAATCGATCCAGAAACTAGCGATATTATCGAGACGGCTAAGGCTTATGGCGGTAAAGGCGATGTAAAAACTACTAAGGTATGGAATTTATTTAGAAATTATTTTGAGCATCAGTTTGCTATGACAAAAAGAGATGGCACTTGGTGTGTCTATAACTGCACCGAGGGCGGCGCTAGGATAGAGGGCACCATAGAAAAGCCATTTAAAGATCTAGCAGATGAAATTTTAAGCAATAATCAATTAAAAATCATTACGCCAGTTGATAAAATTTCGCCTAAAATCACAGAAAAAAACATTCAAAAAGTTAGCAATAAAGTAAAGAAATTTATTAAAGTGGGCTTAAAAATTCAAAAACAATGCGAAAAGATTTTTAAAGTTTTGGCAAAAGAAGTAGAAAAAGCTAAAAAGCTTAAAACTTTAGGCAAAGAAGACAAGATAAATTATGACAAACTTCAAGAGATATCTTTTAAAGTAGATGAGTTTAAATTAAATTTAAATGATCCTATATTTTTAGATGTATATTATGGCTATTGCGGACAATTTCTCATTCATCAAGAGATGGAATTTGCGCAGATTGCAGTAAGGAATGTAAAAACCGAGCAAGAAAAAGATGACAAACTACTTGAGTGGGTTAGTGTTCAAGGATATTGGCTATTTAGCCTAGCTGGTAGTATTGATACTCTGATAAATGCCATAAAAGACTCATCAAAAGAGTGGTTAAAGTAAAGTAGATATTTTTGATGTCATAGCTGAGCATAAGCAGCCAACATTATTTGATGAATAAAATATAATATATTTTTCTATTTAATCACAAAAGAGAATTATTTGAATTTTAATATAAAATTATATTAATTTTATCGTTTTTTGCACGTTATGTTTTTTAAGGTATCAGCGGCATTATTTACTAGATTTGTTGTGTTTTTAGATATAGCTTCTAATTCTTGCTTTGTAGTGTTGGCCGTTTGTATTATGAAAAAAGCGTTAAGCGTAGTATAAAAATTCAAAAAATAAATTTAAATTTATAAGAAATATTTAATATAGAATTTTTACATATCGTTTTATCGCCTAGACAAAGCTTGTGTATTTTTAATTTTTTTAAATAAATTTTGGCTACAATGCAGACAAAAATACAAAAGTAAAAGGATGCAATATGCGAAGTGATATCATAAAAGACGGCTACACAAGGACTCCACACCGCTCACTTTTAAGAGCGACTGGGCTTAAAGATGAGGATTTTGATAAGCCTTTTATAGGCGTGGCAAATAGCTTTATAGAGATAATTCCGGGGCATTTTTTCTTAGATAAATACTCCAAAATCCTAAAAGATGAAATTCGCAAAAACGGCTGCGTGCCTTTTGAGTTTAACTGCATCGGCGTAGATGATGGTATCGCTATGGGGCATGGCGGTATGCTCTACTCACTTCCTAGCCGTGAGATAATAGCAAATTCAGTTGAAACCGTGATGAATGCTCACGCACTTGACGCACTAGTGTGTATGCCAAACTGCGATAAGATCGTTCCTGGAATGCTTATGGGGGCTTTAAGAGTAAATGTCCCAACTATATTCATAAGCGGTGGGCCAATGGCTGCTGGAGTTGGGCTTAGAGGTGAGGCCTTGGATCTAAATTCAGCTTTTGAAGCTGTTGGGGCGTATGAGACAAAGCAAATAGATGAAAAAGAGCTTAAACATATAGAGTGTAACGCCTGTCCTGGTGGGGGTAGCTGTTCTGGGATGTTTACTGCAAACTCTATGAATACCCTTTGTGAAGCGATGGGCGTGGCATTAGAGGGCAATGGCACTATTTTGGCTCTTACCAAAGAACGAGAAGAACTCATCAGAAAAGCAGCGCGCAGGATCTGTGAGATCGCCCTTGATGAGCGCTATAAAATCAAAAATATCATCAACGAAAAAACGATAAAAAACGCAATGGTAGTAGATATGGCAATGGGTGGTAGCTCAAATACAATTTTACATATGTTAGCTATTAGCCGTGAAGCTGGCGCACCACTAGATATAGCAAAATTAAATGATAT
The sequence above is a segment of the Campylobacter hyointestinalis subsp. lawsonii genome. Coding sequences within it:
- a CDS encoding motility associated factor glycosyltransferase family protein, giving the protein MNIQEKNAKEFDKLQKILAKKITSDQDINIFTKNITAIMSINAKLAKLLLNFKENTEFGAFMGKDPLDLNIINQKNLNYMFEHPKDDVTNQIKEFEDKYARYQTLFFYGLGNGIFYRSILANPSHQRIVVFEPELEIIFIVLNLLDFSKEIYNETFILFYTKIIKPTEIYVVSHYDNVFLNIRNYEYHIYNKFYEQDIYKKDVIRINKLITQNMKQCLLECGNDSSDSLIGIKHVLHNIPEIYSNYSLRTIAIKRRKKNRYAIIVSTGPSLYKQLDLLKKIEPYALIISIDASYPILKKHGIKPDYVVSLERVEPTSKFFEEKVSKFDDDIIFITSSLTHQKTIENLQGRRTCYPFRPLSFEQSLQDRVVGYAGSGPSAAHLGVDLAFWLQARDIIFIGQDLAFGKDGTSHSKGHIYKSTEIDPETSDIIETAKAYGGKGDVKTTKVWNLFRNYFEHQFAMTKRDGTWCVYNCTEGGARIEGTIEKPFKDLADEILSNNQLKIITPVDKISPKITEKNIQKVSNKVKKFIKVGLKIQKQCEKIFKVLAKEVEKAKKLKTLGKEDKINYDKLQEISFKVDEFKLNLNDPIFLDVYYGYCGQFLIHQEMEFAQIAVRNVKTEQEKDDKLLEWVSVQGYWLFSLAGSIDTLINAIKDSSKEWLK
- the ilvD gene encoding dihydroxy-acid dehydratase, which gives rise to MRSDIIKDGYTRTPHRSLLRATGLKDEDFDKPFIGVANSFIEIIPGHFFLDKYSKILKDEIRKNGCVPFEFNCIGVDDGIAMGHGGMLYSLPSREIIANSVETVMNAHALDALVCMPNCDKIVPGMLMGALRVNVPTIFISGGPMAAGVGLRGEALDLNSAFEAVGAYETKQIDEKELKHIECNACPGGGSCSGMFTANSMNTLCEAMGVALEGNGTILALTKEREELIRKAARRICEIALDERYKIKNIINEKTIKNAMVVDMAMGGSSNTILHMLAISREAGAPLDIAKLNDISRSVPHIAKIAPSLPSVHMEDIAKAGGLSAVINEIAKFDDKLLNLDALTISGESLGDRVKNAEILDQNIIHTVKNAYSKVGGLAILFGNLAEQGCVIKTAGIIGGRQFSGKAVCFNSQDEAINGISSGKVQKGDVVVLRYEGPKGGPGMQEMLSPTSLIVGRGLGADVALITDGRFSGATRGLSIGHVSPEAAEGGMIGLLKDGDIIDIDVDKYSINVRLSDDEINARKKEWKYAGKKVDSRWLRQYQKLVTNASNGAILEA